One Cellulomonas sp. WB94 genomic window carries:
- a CDS encoding SURF1 family protein: MMKPHVRRAVSLLLLALALGVTCTFLGRWQWNRHVARDAQIRLIEDNYSAEPVPLSALVATPGEALPADAVWRQVTVTGRYEADATVLLRNRPIGGMAGYHVLVPFVVADGGEAGAVLVVDRGWVPTGENGSEVAQVPAPPTGTATVTVRLRRGEAQSPRSAPAGQVQAISVAQVLEAGDAVPATGSPGAYEVYAEMAAEDPAPDHALGTLPTPSTDPGSHLSYAFQWWTFALGSLVGFTAMARRELVDGSGAGPAARPERRRRSPSAEDEEDALVDSQLG; this comes from the coding sequence ATGATGAAGCCGCACGTGCGGCGCGCCGTGTCGCTCCTGCTGCTCGCACTCGCCCTCGGCGTCACCTGCACGTTCCTGGGACGGTGGCAGTGGAACCGGCATGTCGCCCGTGACGCGCAGATCCGGCTCATCGAGGACAACTACTCGGCTGAGCCCGTCCCCCTGTCCGCGCTGGTCGCGACGCCGGGCGAGGCGCTGCCCGCCGACGCGGTGTGGCGCCAGGTGACCGTGACGGGTCGCTACGAGGCCGACGCGACCGTGCTGCTCCGCAACAGGCCGATCGGCGGCATGGCCGGCTACCACGTCCTCGTCCCGTTCGTCGTCGCCGACGGGGGCGAGGCCGGAGCGGTGCTGGTCGTGGACCGGGGATGGGTCCCGACGGGCGAGAACGGCAGCGAGGTCGCCCAGGTCCCGGCGCCTCCGACGGGCACGGCGACGGTGACCGTGCGCCTGCGCCGCGGTGAGGCGCAGTCGCCGCGGTCCGCACCGGCCGGTCAGGTCCAGGCGATCTCGGTCGCCCAGGTCCTCGAGGCCGGCGACGCCGTCCCGGCGACGGGCTCCCCCGGCGCCTACGAGGTCTACGCCGAGATGGCGGCCGAGGACCCTGCACCCGACCACGCGCTGGGCACGCTGCCGACGCCCAGCACCGACCCCGGCTCGCACCTGTCGTACGCATTCCAGTGGTGGACCTTCGCCCTGGGGTCGCTCGTCGGCTTCACGGCCATGGCACGCCGCGAGCTGGTGGACGGGTCAGGCGCAGGCCCGGCGGCCCGACCCGAGCGGCGTCGCAGGTCACCGAGCGCCGAGGACGAAGAGGACGCGCTCGTCGACTCCCAGCTCGGCTGA
- a CDS encoding DUF3099 domain-containing protein, which yields MRRKRPGAGEVHRITTAADPLADDIARRTRRYLVQMGVRVVCFLLVVILWNRMPVWLSVILLVAAVVLPYIAVILANAGRERRDDAVEVVDTRTLGPGTGTGQLDGGKR from the coding sequence GTGAGAAGGAAGCGACCGGGCGCCGGCGAGGTGCACCGGATCACGACCGCCGCCGACCCTCTGGCCGACGACATCGCGCGGCGCACCCGCCGATACCTCGTCCAGATGGGTGTCCGGGTCGTGTGCTTCCTCCTCGTCGTCATCCTGTGGAACCGGATGCCCGTGTGGCTGTCGGTCATCCTGCTCGTCGCCGCCGTCGTCCTGCCCTACATCGCGGTCATCCTCGCGAATGCCGGCCGCGAACGGCGCGACGACGCAGTGGAGGTCGTCGACACCCGCACCCTCGGACCCGGCACGGGTACCGGTCAGCTCGATGGAGGCAAGCGATGA
- the fabG gene encoding 3-oxoacyl-ACP reductase FabG has product MPDITAGGPAPRSVLVTGANRGIGRAIAERFVAAGDRVATIYRSGNLPDGVFGAIGDVRDSASVDAAFSAIEAEHGPVEVLVANAGITRDQLVLRMTDEEFEDVIDVNLTGAFRVVRRASKGMIRLRRGRIILISSVVGLYGSPGQVNYSASKAGLVGMARSLTRELGGRGITANVVAPGFVETAMTAELPEARQDAYRAAIPLARFALPDEVAAAVQFLASADAGYISGAVIPVDGGLGMGH; this is encoded by the coding sequence GTGCCAGACATCACAGCGGGTGGACCCGCACCACGAAGCGTGCTCGTCACCGGGGCGAACCGGGGGATCGGCCGGGCGATCGCCGAGCGTTTCGTCGCGGCAGGCGACAGGGTCGCGACGATCTACCGCAGCGGGAACCTGCCGGACGGAGTCTTCGGCGCGATCGGCGACGTGCGCGACTCGGCGTCCGTCGACGCGGCGTTCAGCGCCATCGAGGCCGAGCACGGACCCGTCGAGGTCCTCGTCGCGAATGCCGGCATCACGCGCGACCAGCTCGTCCTGCGGATGACCGACGAGGAGTTCGAGGATGTCATCGACGTCAACCTCACGGGTGCGTTCCGGGTCGTGCGTCGTGCGTCCAAGGGCATGATCCGCCTCCGTCGCGGACGCATCATCCTCATCTCGTCGGTCGTCGGGCTGTACGGATCGCCCGGCCAGGTCAACTACTCGGCGTCGAAGGCCGGGCTCGTCGGCATGGCTCGCTCGCTCACGCGCGAGCTGGGCGGGCGCGGCATCACCGCGAACGTCGTGGCGCCGGGCTTCGTCGAGACGGCGATGACCGCCGAGCTGCCTGAGGCACGTCAGGACGCGTACCGCGCCGCGATCCCGCTCGCGCGGTTCGCGCTGCCCGACGAGGTCGCCGCTGCCGTCCAGTTCCTCGCGTCCGCGGACGCCGGCTACATCAGCGGCGCGGTGATCCCCGTCGACGGTGGCCTTGGCATGGGCCACTGA
- a CDS encoding histidine phosphatase family protein, with amino-acid sequence MEDLSASRRIVLLRHAKAEHGGDLADHLRPLSLVGRRQATGVGATLRTAGVIPELVLCSSSLRTRQTWDLVRSSLGTQPTVELSDTLYSAGVRALLDVVRAVPADVRTVLVVGHEPTVSEAAATLAGPGSDEPCVARVRVGMPTGSYSVLETDVDWALLEPDGARLLRLVTPA; translated from the coding sequence GTGGAAGACCTCAGCGCCTCGCGCCGTATCGTCCTGCTCCGTCATGCCAAGGCGGAGCACGGGGGCGACCTCGCCGACCACCTGCGTCCGTTGTCGCTCGTCGGTCGCCGCCAGGCGACCGGGGTCGGGGCCACGCTGCGGACCGCCGGGGTGATCCCCGAGCTCGTGCTCTGCTCGTCGTCGCTGCGGACCCGTCAGACCTGGGACCTCGTGCGCTCGTCGCTCGGCACGCAGCCGACGGTGGAGCTCAGCGACACGCTGTACTCAGCCGGGGTCCGGGCGTTGCTGGACGTCGTCCGTGCGGTGCCGGCGGACGTCCGCACCGTCCTGGTCGTCGGCCACGAGCCCACGGTCTCTGAGGCCGCAGCGACACTGGCCGGACCGGGGTCGGACGAGCCGTGCGTGGCGCGGGTGCGCGTCGGGATGCCGACCGGCAGCTACTCCGTCCTCGAGACGGACGTCGACTGGGCGCTGCTCGAGCCCGACGGGGCGCGGCTGCTCCGGCTCGTGACGCCGGCCTGA
- the glgA gene encoding glycogen synthase — protein MRVDLLTREYPPHVYGGAGVHVTELAAVLRRSIDVRVHCFDGPRDEAGVTGYDVPGTLGGANAALATFGVDLLMADGVSGTDLVHSHTWYANLGGHLAGLLHGIPHVVSAHSLEPLRPWKAEQLGGGYALSSWAEKTAYEGAAGVIAVSAGMRTDILRSYPAVDPERVHVVHNGIDLDGWRRPTGEAALARADAVVRGLGIDPDRPSVVFVGRITRQKGLPYFLRAAEQLPADVQLVLCAGAPDTPAIAAEVSALVEALRARRDGVVWIERMLPREDLVAVLASGTVFACPSVYEPLGIVNLEAMAVGLPVVGSATGGIPEVVDDGVTGLLVPIDQVQDGTGTPLDPDRFVDDLAAALIELSTDPARAAVMGAAARRRVEDHFSWDAIGQRTLEVYRSVLGD, from the coding sequence GTGCGCGTCGATCTGTTGACCCGGGAGTACCCGCCCCACGTGTACGGCGGTGCCGGTGTGCACGTCACGGAGCTCGCCGCCGTGCTGCGACGGAGCATCGACGTCCGCGTGCACTGCTTCGACGGTCCGCGCGACGAGGCCGGCGTGACGGGCTACGACGTCCCCGGCACGCTCGGTGGTGCCAACGCTGCGCTCGCGACGTTCGGTGTGGACCTTCTGATGGCCGACGGGGTGTCAGGCACGGACCTCGTGCACTCGCACACCTGGTACGCGAACCTCGGCGGTCACCTCGCCGGGCTGCTGCACGGCATCCCGCACGTCGTCTCGGCGCACAGCCTCGAGCCGCTGCGGCCGTGGAAGGCCGAGCAGCTCGGCGGTGGCTACGCCCTGTCGAGCTGGGCCGAGAAGACGGCGTACGAGGGCGCCGCGGGCGTGATCGCCGTGAGCGCCGGCATGCGCACCGACATCCTGCGGAGCTACCCGGCCGTCGACCCTGAGCGTGTGCACGTCGTGCACAACGGCATCGACCTCGACGGGTGGCGGCGCCCGACCGGTGAGGCCGCGCTCGCGCGCGCCGACGCGGTGGTCCGCGGGCTCGGCATCGACCCGGACCGGCCGTCGGTGGTGTTCGTCGGCCGCATCACCCGGCAGAAGGGCCTGCCGTACTTCCTGCGCGCGGCCGAGCAGCTCCCCGCCGACGTCCAGCTGGTCCTGTGCGCCGGCGCCCCCGACACCCCGGCTATCGCCGCTGAGGTCAGCGCGCTCGTCGAGGCGCTCCGTGCACGGCGTGACGGTGTCGTGTGGATCGAGCGCATGCTGCCGCGCGAGGACCTCGTGGCCGTCCTCGCGAGCGGCACGGTGTTCGCGTGCCCATCCGTGTACGAGCCCCTGGGCATCGTCAACCTCGAGGCCATGGCGGTCGGCCTGCCGGTCGTCGGCTCGGCGACCGGTGGGATACCCGAGGTCGTGGACGACGGCGTGACCGGGCTCCTCGTGCCGATCGACCAGGTGCAGGACGGCACCGGCACGCCGCTCGACCCCGACCGGTTCGTCGACGACCTCGCGGCCGCGCTCATCGAGCTGTCGACCGACCCGGCGCGGGCGGCGGTCATGGGTGCGGCCGCACGGCGCCGCGTCGAGGACCACTTCTCGTGGGACGCGATCGGGCAGCGGACGCTCGAGGTCTACCGGTCGGTGCTCGGGGACTAG
- a CDS encoding ABC transporter ATP-binding protein, with protein MTDVLDLQGVTIRRGTATILDGLTWHVGEGERWVVLGPNGAGKTTLLQVAAGRMQPSSGSADLLGSRLGRVDVFELRPRIGLSSASLADRIPPGETVRDVILTAAYGVTGRWREAYEEPDETRAADLMAAFGVTDLAERRFGTLSEGERKRAQIARSLMSDPELLLLDEPAAGLDLAGREELVGALAELAGDRRSPVLVLVTHHVEEIPPGFTHLLLLRSGRVHAAGPLDETLTAENLSGAFGLDLVVERVGDRWTARASR; from the coding sequence ATGACCGACGTGCTCGACCTGCAGGGCGTGACCATCCGGCGGGGGACCGCCACCATCCTCGACGGACTCACCTGGCACGTCGGTGAGGGTGAGCGCTGGGTCGTGCTGGGCCCGAACGGCGCCGGCAAGACGACGTTGCTCCAGGTCGCCGCCGGGCGGATGCAGCCGTCGTCGGGCTCGGCCGACCTGCTCGGATCGCGGCTCGGTCGCGTCGACGTCTTCGAGCTCCGGCCGCGGATCGGCCTGTCGAGCGCGTCCCTCGCCGACAGGATCCCGCCGGGGGAGACCGTGCGCGATGTGATCCTCACCGCGGCCTACGGGGTCACCGGCCGGTGGCGGGAGGCCTATGAGGAGCCCGACGAGACCCGCGCTGCGGACCTCATGGCGGCCTTCGGCGTGACCGACCTGGCCGAACGCCGGTTCGGGACCCTGAGCGAGGGCGAGCGCAAGCGCGCGCAGATCGCGCGCTCGCTCATGAGCGACCCCGAGCTGTTGCTGCTCGACGAGCCTGCCGCCGGCCTCGACCTGGCCGGACGCGAGGAGCTCGTCGGAGCTCTCGCCGAGCTCGCTGGTGACCGCCGGTCGCCTGTTCTCGTTCTCGTCACGCACCACGTCGAGGAGATCCCCCCGGGCTTCACCCATCTGCTGCTGCTGCGCTCGGGTCGCGTGCACGCCGCCGGGCCCCTCGACGAGACGTTGACGGCCGAGAACCTGTCCGGAGCCTTCGGCCTCGATCTCGTCGTCGAGCGCGTCGGTGACCGCTGGACCGCACGCGCGTCCCGCTAG
- a CDS encoding NfeD family protein, with product MSGWLWWVGGALLLGIAEIVSVQLVFLMFAGGALAGAVASALGATMPVQIGVAVVVSMLLLFALRPWLLRRLRLRVPLVETNAAALVAREAVVLSTTTEGGGRVKLGGEVWSARAEHEGDAFTPGTEVRVVRIEGATAIVNAANGSARPTTG from the coding sequence ATGAGCGGTTGGCTGTGGTGGGTGGGCGGCGCGTTGCTGCTCGGGATCGCCGAGATCGTGTCGGTCCAGCTGGTCTTCCTCATGTTCGCCGGCGGAGCGCTCGCCGGCGCGGTCGCGAGTGCGCTGGGCGCCACCATGCCGGTGCAGATCGGCGTCGCCGTCGTGGTGTCGATGCTGCTGCTGTTCGCGCTCCGGCCCTGGCTGCTGCGTCGGCTGCGCCTCCGGGTGCCCCTCGTCGAGACCAACGCCGCGGCCCTCGTCGCTCGTGAGGCCGTGGTCCTGTCGACCACGACGGAGGGCGGTGGCCGCGTGAAGCTCGGGGGCGAGGTGTGGTCGGCGCGGGCCGAGCACGAGGGCGACGCGTTCACGCCGGGTACCGAGGTGCGCGTCGTCCGGATCGAGGGCGCGACGGCCATCGTGAACGCCGCGAACGGATCTGCTCGGCCGACCACTGGCTGA
- a CDS encoding SPFH domain-containing protein, translated as MDQPGYIVLALVILFVVIVLVRAVRIVPQATALIIERLGRYSRTLDAGLHLLIPFVDRVRAGVDLREQVVSFPPQPVITSDNLVVSIDTVIYFQVTEPKSAVYEIFNYIIGIEQLTVTTLRNVIGSMDLEQTLTSRDQINGQLRGVLDEATGKWGIRVNRVELKSIDPPASIQGSMEQQMRAERDRRAAILTAEGVKQSQILTAEGDKQGAILRAEGSAQAAILTAEGEARAILQVFDAVHRGDADPKLLAYQYLQILPKLAASPANKVWIIPSELTGALSQLTQGFAGSFTGQPDGTAAPARPAGTSPLGIDLPPVALTDPAEALAEARRQSALATADATSAGTLSGRPFDPTAELGQRPGAAGSPSHRSEHPTRPAPEPQVPGEEDVPPTVNPA; from the coding sequence ATGGATCAACCCGGGTACATCGTCCTGGCGCTCGTCATCCTCTTCGTCGTCATCGTGCTCGTCCGGGCCGTGCGGATCGTCCCGCAGGCCACCGCCCTCATCATCGAGCGACTGGGCCGGTACTCGCGCACGCTTGACGCCGGTCTGCACCTGCTGATCCCGTTCGTCGACCGGGTTCGTGCGGGCGTCGACCTGCGCGAGCAGGTCGTGTCGTTCCCGCCGCAGCCCGTGATCACGTCCGACAACCTCGTCGTGAGCATCGACACGGTCATCTACTTCCAGGTGACCGAGCCGAAGTCGGCCGTCTACGAGATCTTCAACTACATCATCGGAATCGAGCAGCTCACGGTCACCACGCTGCGTAACGTCATCGGGTCGATGGACCTCGAGCAGACGCTCACCAGCCGTGACCAGATCAACGGCCAGCTCCGCGGTGTCCTCGACGAGGCGACCGGCAAGTGGGGCATCCGGGTCAACCGGGTCGAGCTCAAGTCGATCGACCCGCCCGCCAGCATCCAGGGCTCGATGGAGCAGCAGATGCGTGCCGAGCGCGACCGTCGTGCCGCGATCCTCACGGCCGAGGGTGTCAAGCAGTCGCAGATCCTCACGGCCGAAGGCGACAAGCAGGGCGCGATCCTGCGGGCCGAGGGTTCTGCTCAGGCGGCGATCCTCACCGCCGAGGGTGAGGCTCGCGCGATCCTGCAGGTCTTCGACGCCGTGCACCGCGGGGACGCCGACCCGAAGCTGCTCGCGTACCAGTACCTGCAGATCCTGCCCAAGCTCGCGGCCAGCCCGGCGAACAAGGTCTGGATCATCCCGTCCGAGCTCACCGGTGCCTTGTCCCAGCTCACGCAGGGCTTCGCGGGGTCGTTCACCGGTCAGCCGGACGGCACAGCGGCGCCTGCTCGTCCGGCGGGGACCTCTCCGCTCGGCATCGACCTGCCGCCGGTCGCCCTGACCGACCCGGCCGAGGCGTTGGCCGAGGCGCGGCGGCAGTCCGCCCTCGCGACGGCTGACGCCACGAGCGCGGGCACGTTGAGCGGTCGTCCGTTCGACCCGACCGCCGAGCTCGGGCAGCGACCGGGGGCTGCCGGCAGCCCGTCGCACCGGTCGGAGCACCCGACCCGTCCGGCCCCGGAGCCCCAGGTCCCGGGCGAGGAGGACGTGCCGCCGACGGTCAACCCCGCCTGA
- a CDS encoding TetR/AcrR family transcriptional regulator, translated as MNTPTSTRAGRAAPMSPEERRASILAATVPLLLERGRDVTTRELAAAAGVAEGTLFRVFADKQELVRAAVAQVLDPAQLLDELAELAATASGSSLHEVLVRAVTVLQVRGQRITSIFVVAHQVLAAEPDRPGGPPAASPHGHGHGRDRPHPMDLIADAMAAVFAPHAAEVRRSPQDCARFLTAIVMATIRPGVPSSAVPLTPEEVVDLLLDGLRVRTEEN; from the coding sequence GTGAACACACCCACGTCGACGCGTGCTGGCCGGGCCGCGCCGATGAGCCCCGAGGAACGGCGAGCGTCGATCCTCGCGGCCACGGTCCCCCTCCTGCTCGAGCGCGGCAGGGATGTGACGACCCGCGAGCTGGCGGCTGCCGCCGGCGTCGCCGAGGGCACCCTGTTCAGGGTCTTCGCCGACAAGCAGGAGCTCGTCCGCGCCGCGGTCGCCCAGGTCCTCGACCCGGCGCAGCTGCTCGACGAGCTCGCTGAGCTGGCCGCGACGGCCTCCGGCTCGAGCCTGCACGAGGTGCTCGTGCGCGCAGTCACCGTCCTGCAGGTGCGCGGCCAGAGGATCACCTCGATCTTCGTCGTCGCGCACCAGGTCCTCGCCGCAGAGCCAGACCGTCCCGGCGGCCCGCCCGCGGCCTCCCCGCACGGCCACGGTCACGGTCGTGACCGCCCGCATCCCATGGACCTGATCGCCGACGCGATGGCGGCCGTCTTCGCGCCGCACGCCGCCGAGGTGCGCCGTTCGCCGCAGGACTGCGCACGGTTCCTGACGGCGATCGTCATGGCGACCATCCGCCCAGGCGTCCCGAGCTCGGCCGTGCCCCTGACCCCCGAGGAGGTCGTCGACCTGCTGCTCGACGGCCTTCGCGTCCGCACCGAGGAGAACTGA
- a CDS encoding ABC transporter ATP-binding protein has product MLVRLLRQYLAPYRTGVVAVLLLQLVQTIATLYLPSLNADIIDNGVAVGDTAYIVRIGAVMLGVSLVQVACAITAVYFGARAAMALGRDLREGLFSHVQEFSAQEVGKFGAPSLITRTTNDVQQVQMVILFTFTMMVTAPIMLVGGVIMALREDVALSRLLIVIVPVLGVAVALIVSRMVPYFRVMQTKIDAINRVLREQIAGIRVIRAFVRERRESERFAAASTDLFETSLRVGRLMALMFPVVMLIMNASSISVMWFGAQRIDSGQMQIGALTAFLSYIMYILMAVMMASMMFVMVPRAMVSAERIGEVLDTQTSVLPPVAPVSLPATRRGRLELRDVEFRYPGAEEPVLRGIDLVVESGKTTAVIGSTGSGKTTLVNLVPRLFDVTGGAVLLDGIDVRDLEPDDLWSSIGLVPQKPYLFSGTVASNLRYGRTDATDDELWHALEVAQAREFVEAMPEGLDAPISQGGTNVSGGQRQRLAIARALVRRPSIYLFDDSFSALDFATDAALRSALVPETRDAAVVIVAQRVATIRHADQIVVLEDGEVVGAGTHGELMASSSTYREIVFSQISAEEAA; this is encoded by the coding sequence ATGCTCGTCCGCCTGCTCCGGCAGTACCTGGCCCCCTACCGGACCGGCGTCGTCGCCGTCCTCCTGCTCCAGCTCGTCCAGACGATCGCGACGCTCTACCTGCCAAGCCTGAACGCCGACATCATCGACAACGGTGTCGCGGTCGGTGACACCGCGTACATCGTCCGGATCGGCGCCGTGATGCTCGGTGTCAGCCTCGTCCAGGTCGCCTGCGCGATCACCGCGGTCTACTTCGGCGCACGCGCCGCGATGGCCCTCGGGCGCGATCTCCGCGAGGGCCTGTTCTCGCACGTGCAGGAGTTCTCGGCGCAGGAGGTCGGCAAGTTCGGGGCGCCCTCGCTCATCACGCGCACGACGAACGACGTGCAGCAGGTGCAGATGGTGATCCTGTTCACGTTCACGATGATGGTGACCGCACCGATCATGCTCGTCGGCGGCGTCATCATGGCGCTGCGCGAGGACGTCGCGCTGTCGCGGCTCCTGATCGTCATCGTGCCTGTGCTCGGCGTCGCCGTGGCGCTGATCGTGTCCCGGATGGTGCCCTACTTCCGGGTGATGCAGACCAAGATCGACGCGATCAACCGGGTCCTGCGGGAGCAGATCGCGGGCATCCGGGTCATCCGCGCGTTCGTCCGCGAACGGCGCGAGTCCGAGCGGTTCGCGGCCGCCAGCACCGACCTGTTCGAGACGTCGCTGCGCGTCGGGCGGCTCATGGCGCTCATGTTCCCGGTCGTCATGCTCATCATGAACGCGTCGAGCATCTCCGTCATGTGGTTCGGCGCCCAGCGGATCGACTCCGGGCAGATGCAGATCGGTGCGCTCACGGCGTTCCTCAGCTACATCATGTACATCCTCATGGCGGTCATGATGGCCTCGATGATGTTCGTGATGGTCCCCCGCGCGATGGTGTCCGCGGAGCGCATCGGCGAGGTGCTCGACACCCAGACGTCAGTCCTCCCGCCGGTTGCTCCGGTCTCGCTCCCGGCGACGCGCCGTGGGCGCCTCGAGCTGCGCGACGTCGAGTTCCGGTACCCCGGCGCCGAGGAGCCCGTGCTGCGCGGCATCGACCTCGTCGTCGAGTCCGGGAAGACCACGGCGGTGATCGGGTCGACCGGCTCGGGCAAGACGACGCTCGTCAACCTCGTGCCCCGCCTCTTCGACGTCACCGGGGGAGCCGTGCTCCTCGACGGGATCGACGTCCGCGACCTCGAGCCGGACGACCTGTGGAGCTCGATCGGGCTCGTCCCGCAGAAGCCGTACCTGTTCAGCGGCACGGTGGCGTCCAACCTGCGGTACGGACGCACCGACGCCACCGACGACGAGCTGTGGCACGCCCTCGAGGTCGCCCAGGCCCGCGAGTTCGTCGAAGCCATGCCCGAGGGGCTCGACGCGCCGATCTCCCAGGGGGGCACCAACGTGTCGGGCGGGCAGCGTCAGCGTCTGGCCATCGCGCGGGCGCTCGTCCGCCGACCGAGCATCTACCTGTTCGACGACTCGTTCTCGGCGCTCGACTTCGCGACCGACGCCGCACTGCGCTCGGCGCTCGTCCCGGAGACCCGGGATGCCGCCGTCGTCATCGTCGCCCAGCGCGTCGCCACCATCCGGCACGCCGACCAGATCGTCGTCCTCGAGGACGGTGAGGTCGTCGGAGCCGGCACCCACGGCGAGCTGATGGCGTCGTCCTCGACCTACCGCGAGATCGTCTTCTCGCAGATCTCCGCGGAGGAGGCAGCATGA
- a CDS encoding ABC transporter ATP-binding protein, with translation MSMQSKPAAPARPAGPPGGRGHGPMSMGVPGEKSMDFRGSSRRLLGVLRPERVRLGTIIALGVASVALVVSGPKILGAATNVIFEGVIGKRLPVGVSLDQTIEALRAQGQNTYADLLSGTHVVPGVGIDFAHLRTIVLTVLAVYVGSFLFGWLQARLTTGVVQRTTYRMREDVEAKLSRLPLGYFDRQGRGEVLSRVTNDIDNIAQTLQQTLSQLITSLLTVVGVLAMMFWISPILAVVALVTVPLSIVVTMLIAKRSQPQFVEQWARTGTLNAHIEEMYTGHALVKVFGRQREAVATFHTENAHLYGASFKAQFISGIIMPAMGFIANLNYVIVAVVGGLKVASGTLSLGDVQAFIQYSRQFTQPITQIASMMNLLQSGVASAERVFELLDAEEQRPDPAVPTAVELPVRGRVAFEDVSFSYDPETPLIEHLSIVAEPGQTVAIVGPTGAGKTTLVNLLMRFYELDSGRITLDGVDTTAMTRDDLRSQIGMVLQDTWLFGGTIADNIAYGATDVSHGDLVAAAQATHVDRFVRTLPDGYDTVIDDEGSNVSAGEKQLLTIARAFLADPPILVLDEATSSVDTRTEVLVQQAMNALRVGRTSFVIAHRLSTIRDADTILVMEHGSIVEHGTHDGLLAAGGAYARLYDSQFAAATAPVE, from the coding sequence ATGAGCATGCAGAGCAAGCCGGCCGCACCGGCACGTCCCGCGGGCCCGCCCGGAGGCCGGGGTCACGGCCCGATGAGCATGGGCGTCCCGGGCGAGAAGTCGATGGACTTCCGCGGGTCGAGCCGACGACTGCTGGGCGTGCTGCGCCCGGAGCGCGTGCGTCTCGGCACGATCATCGCCCTCGGCGTGGCGTCGGTCGCCCTCGTCGTCAGCGGGCCGAAGATCCTCGGCGCGGCGACCAACGTGATCTTCGAGGGGGTCATCGGCAAGCGGCTGCCCGTCGGGGTCAGCCTGGACCAGACGATCGAGGCGCTGCGCGCGCAGGGTCAGAACACCTACGCCGACCTGCTCAGCGGCACGCACGTCGTGCCCGGCGTGGGCATCGACTTCGCGCACCTGCGCACCATCGTCCTGACGGTGCTCGCGGTCTACGTCGGGTCGTTCCTCTTCGGCTGGCTCCAGGCGCGCCTGACCACCGGCGTCGTCCAGCGCACCACCTACCGGATGCGCGAGGACGTCGAGGCCAAGCTGTCGCGGCTGCCGCTCGGCTACTTCGACCGCCAGGGGCGCGGCGAGGTGCTCAGCCGTGTCACCAACGACATCGACAACATCGCCCAGACCCTGCAGCAGACCCTCTCGCAGCTCATCACCTCGCTGCTCACGGTCGTCGGCGTGCTGGCGATGATGTTCTGGATCTCGCCGATCCTTGCGGTCGTGGCCCTGGTGACCGTGCCGCTGTCCATCGTCGTGACGATGCTCATCGCGAAGCGCTCGCAGCCGCAGTTCGTCGAGCAGTGGGCCCGGACCGGCACGCTCAACGCGCACATCGAGGAGATGTACACCGGGCACGCACTGGTGAAGGTCTTCGGGCGCCAGCGGGAGGCCGTCGCGACGTTCCACACCGAGAACGCCCACCTCTACGGCGCGAGCTTCAAGGCCCAGTTCATCTCCGGGATCATCATGCCCGCGATGGGTTTCATCGCGAACCTCAACTACGTCATCGTGGCGGTCGTCGGCGGGCTCAAGGTCGCGTCGGGCACGCTGTCCCTCGGTGACGTGCAGGCGTTCATCCAGTACTCGCGGCAGTTCACGCAGCCGATCACGCAGATCGCGTCGATGATGAACCTGCTCCAGTCCGGCGTCGCGTCGGCCGAGCGGGTGTTCGAGCTGCTCGACGCCGAGGAGCAGCGCCCCGACCCCGCCGTCCCGACAGCCGTCGAGCTGCCCGTGCGCGGACGGGTCGCGTTCGAGGACGTCTCGTTCAGCTACGACCCCGAGACGCCGCTCATCGAGCACCTGTCGATCGTCGCGGAGCCCGGCCAGACCGTCGCGATCGTCGGTCCGACGGGTGCCGGCAAGACGACGCTCGTCAACCTGCTCATGCGGTTCTACGAGCTCGACTCGGGTCGCATCACGCTCGACGGGGTCGACACGACCGCCATGACGCGCGACGACCTGCGCTCGCAGATCGGGATGGTGCTCCAGGACACCTGGCTGTTCGGCGGGACGATCGCCGACAACATCGCCTACGGCGCGACCGACGTCTCGCACGGCGACCTGGTCGCTGCCGCGCAGGCGACCCACGTCGACCGGTTCGTGCGCACCCTGCCCGACGGCTACGACACGGTCATCGACGACGAGGGCTCGAACGTCAGCGCGGGGGAGAAGCAGCTCCTGACGATCGCGCGGGCGTTCCTCGCGGACCCGCCGATCCTGGTTCTCGACGAGGCGACGTCGTCCGTCGACACCCGCACCGAGGTGCTCGTGCAGCAGGCGATGAACGCCCTGCGCGTCGGGCGGACCTCGTTCGTGATCGCGCACCGTCTGTCGACCATCCGCGACGCCGACACGATCCTCGTGATGGAGCACGGCTCGATCGTGGAGCACGGCACGCACGACGGTCTGCTCGCCGCCGGCGGTGCGTACGCGCGGCTGTACGACAGCCAGTTCGCCGCCGCGACTGCTCCGGTCGAGTGA